A genomic window from Sphingobacterium spiritivorum includes:
- the ligD gene encoding DNA ligase D, giving the protein MDKLAQYHKKRNFKETVEPKGFANSGKPAKLRFVVQRHHASRLHYDFRLEMGGVLKSWAVPKGPSLFPQDKRLAVQVEDHPVDYAGFEGEIPKGNYGAGTVSIFDEGYFQPLGDGNEESLLDDVERGSVKVILHGKILKGEFALVRIKDGDGKSWLLIKHKDKFAVEKPYNAEDYVSKKIKDEGDQYKTKSRKILKGKPRSTASAVKNVDVELLEPVPMLTRLATDLPEEEGWLYEKKYDGFRIIAVKTAKKVVLYSRNGKQMNKLFPSVVKALSALDRDVWLDGEVVIEDKNGKAQFQLLQSGEPLPPSLVIRYYIFDILSLDENDLSQYTLKERKDLLQLLLKGLQQSVITPVEALTGIVSKIQKQAEKQGWEGVIAKDTESLYYAGKRSSQWLKVKFRKTQEAVICGYTKPQGSRSFFGALVLGYYDKDHWIYLGNCGTGFTEDILKDIFDTLKDTKKADKPFGAQVVVAKEKEVTWVKPALVCEVYYSEWTADRHLRHPVFKGLRMDKNVKDVQIEGDEQEMVKDKVVTIDRHQVKLTNLDKIYWPSDGYTKGQLLTYYEKYGDLVLPYLKDKPISMHRFPNGIEEKSFFQKDVDIKQIPGWLRTVPMYSESTDKDIDYLICNNKATLLYIANLGSIEINPWLSTYKKKEYPDFAVLDLDPNGADFEDLIDVASTAHRLFKQAGVTDYIKTSGSTGLHIYLYVNKKYTYDVVRDFIQLIAEMIHEEHPDTTSLIRDPRKRKGLIYLDYLQNRRGQTIAAPYSVRPKAGATISTPLHWKEVKDGLDIRQFNIASIADRLEKTEDPWADIFDHPADIKKALERF; this is encoded by the coding sequence ATGGATAAATTGGCGCAATACCATAAGAAGCGTAATTTCAAGGAAACTGTGGAACCAAAAGGTTTTGCAAATTCGGGTAAACCGGCGAAATTGCGATTTGTTGTCCAGCGACATCATGCCAGTCGTCTGCATTATGACTTCCGGTTGGAAATGGGGGGAGTACTCAAAAGTTGGGCAGTACCTAAAGGACCTTCTCTGTTTCCGCAAGATAAGAGACTTGCGGTGCAGGTGGAAGATCATCCTGTTGACTATGCAGGCTTTGAAGGAGAAATCCCTAAAGGAAACTATGGAGCGGGAACCGTTTCTATATTTGACGAAGGTTATTTCCAGCCTTTGGGGGACGGTAACGAGGAAAGTCTGTTGGATGATGTGGAACGGGGTTCGGTTAAGGTTATTCTTCACGGAAAAATATTAAAAGGAGAGTTTGCCTTAGTTCGTATAAAAGATGGTGATGGTAAATCCTGGCTGTTGATCAAACACAAAGATAAGTTCGCTGTAGAAAAACCCTATAATGCAGAGGACTATGTCAGTAAGAAGATTAAAGATGAGGGAGACCAATATAAAACAAAGTCAAGAAAGATATTAAAGGGGAAACCAAGATCTACTGCTTCTGCTGTCAAAAATGTAGATGTTGAATTACTTGAACCAGTCCCCATGTTAACGAGACTCGCTACGGATTTACCGGAGGAAGAGGGTTGGTTGTATGAAAAAAAATATGATGGTTTTCGAATAATTGCTGTTAAGACCGCCAAAAAAGTTGTGTTGTATTCCCGTAATGGTAAACAGATGAACAAGCTATTCCCGAGTGTAGTCAAAGCTTTGTCGGCTCTGGACCGCGATGTTTGGCTGGACGGGGAAGTTGTCATTGAAGATAAAAATGGTAAAGCTCAGTTCCAGCTTTTGCAGAGCGGAGAACCTCTACCTCCTTCACTCGTAATTCGCTATTATATTTTTGATATCCTGAGTCTGGATGAAAATGACCTTAGTCAGTATACCCTCAAGGAACGAAAAGATTTGCTTCAATTGCTGTTAAAAGGATTGCAACAATCTGTAATAACGCCTGTGGAAGCATTGACGGGCATAGTCTCAAAAATCCAGAAACAGGCTGAAAAACAGGGTTGGGAAGGAGTCATAGCAAAAGATACGGAGAGTTTGTACTATGCCGGAAAACGGAGTAGTCAATGGCTTAAAGTTAAATTCCGAAAAACTCAGGAAGCTGTGATCTGCGGATATACAAAGCCTCAGGGAAGTCGTTCTTTTTTCGGAGCTTTAGTGCTGGGATATTACGATAAGGATCATTGGATATATCTAGGGAATTGTGGAACAGGCTTTACGGAGGATATTTTAAAAGATATCTTTGATACACTAAAGGATACGAAAAAGGCAGATAAACCTTTTGGTGCACAAGTGGTAGTGGCTAAAGAAAAGGAAGTGACATGGGTGAAGCCTGCTTTGGTGTGTGAAGTCTATTATTCGGAATGGACAGCAGACAGGCATCTTCGTCATCCTGTTTTTAAAGGATTGCGCATGGATAAGAATGTGAAGGATGTACAGATAGAAGGGGATGAACAAGAGATGGTGAAAGATAAGGTTGTTACAATCGACCGTCATCAGGTAAAGCTTACTAATCTGGACAAGATATACTGGCCTTCGGATGGATATACTAAGGGGCAGTTGTTAACATATTATGAGAAATACGGAGATCTTGTATTGCCCTATCTTAAAGATAAACCCATTTCCATGCATCGTTTCCCAAATGGTATAGAAGAAAAGAGTTTTTTTCAAAAAGATGTAGACATAAAGCAGATTCCTGGGTGGTTGCGCACTGTTCCCATGTATTCGGAAAGTACAGATAAGGACATCGATTATCTGATCTGTAATAATAAGGCAACCCTGCTTTACATTGCAAATTTAGGATCTATAGAAATTAATCCGTGGCTGTCTACCTATAAAAAGAAAGAATATCCGGACTTTGCCGTGTTGGATCTGGATCCCAACGGAGCTGATTTTGAGGATTTGATAGATGTTGCCAGCACTGCCCATCGTCTCTTTAAGCAGGCTGGTGTGACAGACTATATTAAGACATCCGGATCTACAGGCTTGCACATATACCTTTATGTAAATAAAAAATACACATATGATGTAGTCCGTGATTTTATACAGCTTATCGCAGAGATGATCCATGAAGAACATCCGGATACAACAAGCCTGATCAGAGATCCCCGGAAAAGGAAAGGTCTGATCTATCTGGATTACCTGCAGAACCGGCGGGGACAAACTATTGCAGCTCCCTATTCTGTCCGCCCCAAGGCAGGTGCCACCATCAGTACGCCTTTGCATTGGAAAGAAGTAAAGGACGGTCTGGATATCAGACAATTTAATATTGCTTCTATTGCTGATCGTTTGGAAAAAACGGAGGATCCATGGGCGGATATTTTTGATCATCCTGCCGATATCAAAAAGGCATTAGAAAGATTTTAA
- a CDS encoding DUF4142 domain-containing protein, whose amino-acid sequence MKAYLYYTLLSAIAFGLSSCQKPTSIKNAPLTDSVVSASILDYNIYFDAERFFIKTVESGLKLKNASEQALQMASSDSIRNLALALKECHTKDVAQIIALGDNMNVAIPAVMNVIDAQQVSDLREEKNTDFDYRFIKMVIEDYERSIPLFEQAVSDANNSEIRNVASSVLPNLYAQLSKARIIERVYFRDRLISKQ is encoded by the coding sequence ATGAAAGCTTACCTATATTATACTCTCTTATCTGCAATTGCATTTGGCTTAAGCAGTTGCCAGAAACCCACGTCCATTAAAAATGCACCACTGACAGATTCGGTAGTATCTGCCTCGATATTGGATTACAATATTTATTTTGATGCCGAACGGTTTTTTATAAAAACTGTTGAAAGCGGACTTAAATTAAAAAATGCTTCAGAACAAGCCCTACAGATGGCCAGTTCCGATTCTATCCGCAATCTTGCACTGGCATTAAAAGAATGCCATACTAAAGATGTGGCACAGATCATCGCTTTAGGAGATAATATGAATGTGGCTATTCCTGCAGTCATGAATGTCATTGATGCGCAGCAAGTTTCAGATCTGAGGGAAGAAAAGAATACGGATTTTGATTATAGATTTATAAAAATGGTTATTGAAGATTATGAACGCAGCATTCCCCTTTTTGAACAGGCTGTTTCGGATGCCAATAACTCTGAGATACGTAATGTGGCATCTTCAGTTCTTCCTAACTTATATGCTCAGCTATCCAAAGCCAGAATTATAGAGCGTGTATATTTCAGAGACAGATTGATAAGTAAACAGTAA
- a CDS encoding nuclear transport factor 2 family protein, with protein sequence MDYTQREKLIRNYVEAYNQLDIAGMLADLDDEIRFVNITDGEINLSLLGRRAFWDQAVQAAELFSERKQEILAVKHSPEETEIEIDYSAKLAVDLPNGYERGQVISMKGRSIFRFGMDKIVSLTDIS encoded by the coding sequence ATGGATTATACGCAACGAGAAAAACTGATCCGCAATTATGTAGAGGCCTACAATCAGCTGGATATAGCAGGTATGCTTGCGGATCTGGATGACGAAATCCGTTTTGTTAACATTACCGACGGAGAGATCAACTTATCTTTATTAGGTCGCCGTGCATTCTGGGATCAGGCTGTACAGGCTGCAGAGTTGTTTTCGGAACGTAAACAGGAAATTTTGGCTGTTAAGCATTCTCCTGAGGAGACTGAAATCGAAATCGACTATTCGGCCAAATTGGCTGTGGATTTGCCTAATGGTTATGAACGCGGGCAGGTCATCAGTATGAAAGGCCGGTCGATATTCAGGTTCGGAATGGACAAAATTGTCAGCCTGACGGATATAAGTTAG
- a CDS encoding DUF4293 domain-containing protein: protein MIQRIQTVWLLLAGVTIFALFLFPYLQYIDVAGIGRKLLVSGSYTAVNGESVKEESFILQSIATVVLGLIPVYIIFKFKDRKMQIKLILLQMVLVVLFFFWLYSFSGDILSKTSQYLSASNIGVGFFLFPVAIVFLSLAFGGIRKDERLIKSAERLR from the coding sequence ATGATACAGCGTATTCAAACGGTTTGGTTATTATTAGCGGGAGTGACTATTTTCGCATTGTTTCTGTTCCCTTATCTGCAGTATATCGATGTGGCGGGAATAGGAAGAAAATTATTAGTGTCAGGGTCTTATACTGCTGTTAACGGTGAATCTGTCAAAGAAGAATCTTTTATTTTGCAGAGTATTGCTACAGTGGTTTTAGGATTGATTCCGGTATATATCATCTTTAAGTTTAAAGACCGCAAAATGCAGATCAAACTGATTTTGTTACAGATGGTTCTGGTTGTTTTATTCTTTTTCTGGCTTTACTCTTTTTCCGGAGATATTTTATCCAAAACATCCCAATATCTTTCAGCAAGTAATATTGGAGTGGGATTTTTCTTATTCCCGGTTGCTATAGTATTCTTATCTCTTGCTTTCGGTGGTATCCGTAAAGATGAGCGCCTGATTAAATCAGCTGAAAGATTACGTTAA
- the truA gene encoding tRNA pseudouridine(38-40) synthase TruA yields MELKTKRFFLEIAYQGTAYHGWQIQHNAVSVQEKLNDVLKTLLRKDIETIGAGRTDTGVHARQLFVHFDAIPEGLLLQPDKFVHSLNALLPHDIAVYRLLPVVDEAHARFDATSRSYEYHLHFKKDPFLIHASWLTRDIPDVAKMNEACQYLLGRQDFECFSKSNTQVFTNFCDISRAEWLWNTDDHLVFHISADRFLRNMVRAIVGTLLEIGLKGKEPVYIQEVIASKSRSKAGTSVPAHGLYLTEVVYPYISKRK; encoded by the coding sequence GTGGAACTAAAAACAAAACGTTTCTTTCTGGAGATAGCATATCAAGGCACAGCATATCATGGTTGGCAAATCCAGCATAACGCTGTTTCTGTACAGGAAAAATTAAATGATGTACTTAAAACCTTGCTTCGAAAGGACATTGAAACTATAGGTGCCGGCCGTACAGATACAGGAGTACACGCAAGGCAGTTATTTGTTCACTTCGATGCCATACCGGAAGGTCTGCTATTACAGCCAGATAAATTTGTTCATTCCCTCAATGCCCTGTTGCCTCATGATATTGCAGTATACAGGCTTTTACCGGTAGTTGACGAAGCTCATGCCCGTTTTGATGCAACTTCCAGATCTTACGAATACCATCTGCATTTCAAAAAAGATCCTTTTCTGATACATGCCTCCTGGCTGACCAGAGATATTCCGGATGTAGCGAAGATGAATGAAGCCTGTCAATACCTACTGGGAAGACAGGATTTTGAATGTTTCAGTAAATCCAACACACAGGTTTTTACCAATTTTTGTGATATATCAAGAGCTGAATGGTTATGGAATACGGATGATCATCTTGTTTTTCATATTTCCGCAGACCGCTTTCTAAGAAATATGGTCCGCGCGATTGTAGGCACCTTGTTAGAGATTGGCCTGAAAGGAAAAGAACCTGTATATATCCAGGAAGTCATTGCGAGCAAAAGCCGCTCAAAAGCCGGAACATCTGTCCCGGCGCATGGATTATACTTAACGGAAGTGGTTTATCCTTATATTAGTAAACGTAAATAG
- a CDS encoding ABC transporter ATP-binding protein, translating into MSDQKITGKTYDSKLLKRMIKYMRPYQTVFWISVVLTILLAAVAPALPLLIEHTLDKYILTDDASGLNNMLIAMLGLLVLQTIIRYFHTLMTNTLGQSVIRDIRIEVFNHITNLRLKYFDNTPIGRLITRTISDLETISNIFSEGLIQIIGDLLQLLVILIVMFYTDWKLTLIVLIPMPLMVAATYIFKEAMKSAFQDVRKWVANLNTFLQEHISGMGIIQYFAREKQELHKFKDINSHHRNAHIRANWYFSIFFPVLELIMAIALGLLVWFGSKQIIADVISPGVVVAFIMYINMIFRPIRELIDKFNTLQMGMVSAERIFDVLDTDEATPNAGTLKPETVKGEIEFKNVWFAYNDENWVLKDVSFKVQPGETLALVGATGAGKSSTINILSRFYEINKGQILLDGIDIREYELNYLRKTIATVLQDVFLFSDSIRKNINLNEDSISNEKIIDAARQVGAYDFIKRLPGGFDYEVMERGATLSAGQAQLISFIRALVHDPKILILDEATSSVDTETEELIQSAIDNLMKGRTAIVIAHRLSTIQKADKIIVLDKGEIKEIGNHHELLAIDGFYKKLYDLQFHSAGI; encoded by the coding sequence GTGAGCGATCAAAAAATAACAGGAAAAACATACGACAGTAAGCTATTAAAGCGCATGATCAAATATATGCGACCCTATCAGACCGTATTCTGGATTTCGGTCGTATTGACTATTTTGCTTGCAGCCGTAGCGCCCGCACTACCCTTGCTCATCGAGCACACCCTAGACAAATATATTCTCACAGACGACGCATCAGGACTTAATAACATGCTGATTGCGATGTTGGGACTTCTGGTTTTACAAACCATCATCAGGTATTTTCATACATTAATGACCAATACTCTTGGACAATCTGTAATCAGAGATATACGTATTGAAGTATTTAATCACATCACTAATCTCAGGCTCAAATACTTCGACAATACCCCTATAGGAAGGCTTATCACACGTACAATATCCGATCTGGAAACGATATCCAATATCTTCTCAGAAGGGCTTATACAGATTATAGGAGACCTGCTGCAACTACTGGTGATACTTATAGTCATGTTCTACACCGATTGGAAGCTGACCCTTATCGTTCTCATTCCTATGCCACTGATGGTGGCAGCGACCTACATTTTTAAAGAGGCGATGAAATCTGCTTTTCAGGATGTACGAAAGTGGGTGGCTAATCTCAATACATTTTTGCAGGAGCATATCTCAGGGATGGGTATTATTCAATACTTTGCCCGGGAAAAACAAGAGTTACATAAGTTTAAAGACATCAACTCCCACCACCGAAACGCACACATCCGTGCCAACTGGTACTTTTCTATATTTTTCCCGGTATTAGAACTCATCATGGCCATAGCACTCGGTCTTCTGGTTTGGTTCGGATCCAAACAGATTATCGCAGATGTGATATCTCCCGGGGTAGTAGTGGCATTTATCATGTATATAAACATGATATTCAGACCTATACGAGAACTTATAGATAAATTCAACACCCTGCAGATGGGCATGGTCAGTGCTGAAAGAATCTTTGATGTACTGGACACCGATGAAGCGACTCCCAATGCGGGTACACTTAAACCGGAAACTGTCAAAGGAGAAATCGAATTTAAAAATGTATGGTTTGCCTACAATGATGAGAACTGGGTATTAAAAGATGTAAGCTTCAAAGTACAGCCCGGAGAAACACTTGCGCTTGTGGGTGCCACGGGTGCTGGTAAATCCTCTACAATCAATATCCTGAGTCGTTTTTACGAAATCAATAAAGGACAGATCCTCCTGGACGGAATAGATATACGTGAATATGAACTCAATTACCTGCGCAAGACTATTGCCACTGTACTGCAGGATGTTTTTCTATTCTCGGATTCCATCCGAAAGAATATCAATCTGAATGAAGACAGCATTTCGAATGAGAAAATAATCGATGCAGCAAGACAGGTCGGAGCTTATGATTTTATTAAGCGTCTACCCGGAGGATTTGACTATGAGGTAATGGAACGCGGAGCAACATTATCAGCAGGCCAGGCACAACTTATCTCTTTTATCAGAGCACTGGTCCACGATCCTAAAATACTGATACTGGATGAAGCAACTTCTTCTGTAGATACCGAAACGGAGGAGCTGATCCAGTCAGCCATTGACAACCTCATGAAAGGGAGAACCGCCATTGTCATTGCACACAGATTGTCAACAATCCAGAAAGCAGACAAAATTATTGTTCTCGATAAAGGTGAGATCAAAGAGATCGGCAACCATCATGAACTGCTCGCTATAGACGGATTCTATAAGAAACTATACGACCTTCAATTCCATTCGGCCGGTATCTGA
- a CDS encoding M3 family metallopeptidase, translated as MNKKSFLPMFMIVAATVVGCTNEQKTETTNPLLLTYDTPFNVPPFDKIKDEHFKPAFDEALKQHKLEIDSIVNNTDEPTFANTILALENAGGLLSQVSTIFSNLNLANTNDTIQALAKGMAPVLSAHNDEITLNSTLFGKIKTIWEKKQTLGLDAEDNKLLEETYKRFIRSGAGLKDKDKEKLKKINAELSVLTTQFGQNVLKETNAFELVIDKEADLEGLTSDLKAAAAEAAKTKGLKDKWVFTLKNPSIMPFLQYAKNRDLRKKIWEAYSLRGNNGNDADNKEIVRKIANLRLEKAKLLGFANHAAYVLSESMAENPANVYDLLNKLWTPALAKAKVEAADIQKEIIAAKDTFNVAPYDWRYYAEIIRKKRFALNEEDIKPYLSLQSVREGAFSVANKLYGLTFVALNNVPVYHPEVEVYEVKDKDGSQLGLLYADFFPRASKKGGAWMTSYRSQYRKEGKRVAPVISIVCNFTKPIGDEPALLTFDEATTLFHEFGHALHGLLSNVKYKSLAGTSVPRDFVELPSQIMENWAADPEVLKVYAKHYKTGEAIPDSLISKMQKAGTFDQGFATVEYLAASLLDMNYHTITAPVKEDINAFEKGAMNKIGLISSIIPRYRSTYFEHIFSGGYSAGYYAYIWSEVLDSDAFAAFKEKGLYDQGTAASFRRNILERGGTGNPAQMYRTFRGADPNPVYLMKKRGLN; from the coding sequence ATGAATAAAAAAAGCTTTTTGCCCATGTTCATGATCGTTGCGGCAACTGTGGTCGGTTGTACTAATGAACAGAAGACAGAAACGACCAACCCTTTACTTTTAACCTATGATACACCTTTCAATGTACCTCCTTTTGACAAGATCAAAGATGAGCATTTTAAGCCTGCATTTGATGAAGCATTAAAACAACATAAACTGGAGATCGACTCTATTGTTAATAATACGGATGAACCAACTTTTGCAAATACTATTCTGGCTTTAGAAAATGCCGGAGGTTTGTTAAGTCAGGTTTCCACTATATTTTCTAATCTTAATTTAGCGAATACTAACGACACTATTCAGGCTTTAGCCAAAGGTATGGCTCCTGTATTGTCTGCACATAATGATGAGATTACATTAAATTCTACCCTGTTTGGCAAAATCAAAACCATATGGGAAAAGAAACAGACACTCGGACTGGATGCTGAAGACAATAAGTTACTGGAAGAAACATACAAAAGATTTATCCGTTCGGGAGCTGGCCTGAAGGATAAGGATAAAGAAAAACTGAAAAAAATCAATGCAGAGTTGTCAGTGCTGACCACCCAGTTTGGACAAAACGTTTTAAAAGAAACCAATGCATTCGAATTGGTTATTGATAAAGAAGCTGATCTGGAAGGGCTTACCTCTGATCTGAAAGCGGCTGCAGCAGAAGCTGCGAAGACAAAGGGTCTGAAAGATAAATGGGTATTTACATTGAAAAACCCATCAATTATGCCATTTCTGCAATATGCCAAGAACAGAGATCTGCGTAAGAAAATCTGGGAAGCATATAGCCTGAGAGGAAATAACGGAAATGACGCAGACAACAAAGAGATTGTGCGCAAAATTGCAAATCTGCGTCTGGAAAAGGCCAAATTATTAGGCTTTGCAAATCATGCCGCTTATGTCTTGTCTGAATCTATGGCCGAGAATCCGGCTAATGTATATGATTTACTGAACAAGCTGTGGACTCCGGCTCTGGCAAAGGCAAAAGTGGAAGCTGCAGATATTCAGAAAGAGATCATTGCTGCAAAAGATACATTTAATGTAGCACCATATGACTGGAGATACTATGCTGAGATTATCCGTAAAAAACGCTTTGCTTTGAATGAAGAGGATATCAAGCCTTATCTGAGTCTGCAGTCTGTACGTGAAGGGGCTTTCTCTGTAGCAAATAAGTTATACGGTCTGACATTTGTCGCTTTAAATAATGTACCGGTCTATCACCCTGAAGTGGAAGTATATGAAGTGAAAGATAAAGATGGTTCACAGCTGGGACTGTTATATGCAGACTTTTTTCCGAGAGCTTCTAAAAAAGGCGGAGCATGGATGACATCCTACCGTTCACAATATAGAAAAGAGGGCAAGCGTGTAGCTCCTGTTATTTCTATTGTATGTAATTTTACCAAACCAATAGGTGATGAACCTGCATTGCTTACATTTGATGAAGCAACAACTTTATTCCACGAATTCGGACATGCGCTGCACGGATTATTGTCTAATGTTAAATATAAAAGTCTGGCCGGTACATCGGTACCGAGAGATTTTGTGGAACTTCCTTCACAGATCATGGAAAACTGGGCGGCAGATCCTGAAGTCTTGAAAGTATATGCCAAACATTACAAAACCGGAGAGGCAATCCCGGATTCGCTGATTTCTAAGATGCAAAAGGCCGGCACATTTGATCAGGGCTTTGCTACTGTAGAATATTTGGCTGCGTCCTTACTGGATATGAATTACCACACCATTACAGCTCCTGTTAAAGAAGATATCAATGCTTTTGAGAAAGGAGCAATGAACAAGATCGGACTTATCAGCTCTATTATCCCGAGATATAGAAGTACCTATTTTGAACATATTTTCTCAGGAGGTTATTCGGCAGGATATTATGCTTATATCTGGTCTGAGGTATTGGATTCAGATGCTTTCGCAGCATTCAAAGAAAAAGGATTGTATGATCAAGGCACTGCCGCTTCTTTCAGAAGAAATATTCTTGAAAGAGGAGGAACAGGAAATCCGGCACAAATGTATCGCACATTCAGAGGTGCAGATCCGAATCCGGTCTACCTGATGAAGAAAAGAGGATTGAACTAA
- a CDS encoding DUF4407 domain-containing protein has product MNSVSRFFWYCAGVHQDTLIKYPEEHNKYVSIGATIFFTGLFAALSGGYALYFVFSGNPLSVVYAILFGLIWGLAIFNLDRYIVLSIDKTKGSGKQFLQAFPRILLAILVGVVISRPLELKIFDKEIREHLRGSYLSQQRAKIDTLNQTFENKYATEYGQLNGLKKQADSLDSSIKSDKQKLNFEIFGNKTTETSGVMGYGPYAKMKEAQLKKQEIYLDTLRTRIQQKEVVLQDRKAFEGILDQKLLSNKSLDSAVNIAGFADRNAALGNLKFKADGTVDQATENAVLFIALLFIFFECLPVFVKLMSGRDSYDQALLSQREIHDYESHTSIAVEKSAIDNLEGFRTDVSIKKRMDKLNKDYHEAKEE; this is encoded by the coding sequence ATGAATAGTGTATCTCGCTTCTTCTGGTACTGTGCCGGCGTACATCAGGACACCCTGATAAAATATCCCGAAGAACATAATAAATATGTCAGTATTGGTGCCACGATATTTTTCACCGGGCTTTTTGCAGCTCTTTCCGGCGGATATGCATTATACTTTGTCTTTAGCGGTAATCCGCTTTCTGTTGTATACGCAATACTTTTCGGACTTATTTGGGGGCTGGCAATCTTTAATCTCGATCGTTACATAGTACTGAGTATTGACAAGACTAAAGGCAGCGGAAAGCAATTTTTACAGGCTTTTCCACGAATCTTACTGGCCATACTTGTCGGTGTTGTTATTTCCAGACCACTGGAGTTAAAGATATTTGACAAAGAGATCCGTGAACATCTGCGGGGATCATACCTGAGTCAGCAGCGGGCAAAAATAGATACCCTCAATCAGACATTTGAAAATAAGTATGCAACTGAATATGGGCAGCTCAACGGATTAAAAAAACAGGCGGACTCATTAGACAGCAGCATAAAGTCTGATAAGCAAAAACTTAATTTCGAAATCTTTGGCAACAAAACAACAGAGACTTCCGGTGTCATGGGATACGGACCTTATGCTAAAATGAAAGAGGCTCAGCTCAAAAAACAGGAAATCTATCTCGATACGCTGAGAACACGCATTCAACAAAAAGAAGTCGTACTCCAGGACCGAAAGGCATTCGAGGGTATACTGGATCAAAAACTACTTTCCAATAAAAGCCTGGATAGTGCAGTCAATATAGCCGGATTTGCAGATCGTAATGCAGCCCTTGGCAACCTTAAATTTAAAGCAGACGGCACGGTTGATCAGGCTACAGAAAATGCTGTACTTTTTATTGCACTCTTGTTTATATTTTTTGAGTGTCTGCCCGTATTTGTCAAACTCATGAGCGGCCGCGATTCATATGATCAGGCTCTTTTGAGTCAGCGCGAGATTCACGACTATGAATCCCATACAAGTATTGCTGTTGAGAAAAGCGCTATTGATAATCTGGAAGGTTTCAGAACGGATGTATCCATCAAAAAACGCATGGATAAACTTAATAAGGATTATCACGAGGCAAAGGAAGAGTAA
- a CDS encoding aspartate/glutamate racemase family protein: protein MIGIVGGARPLAGLELIKKIMEETIASTDQDHLPVLLSSQPHRIADRTQYLLDNTLTNPAYAMADIISELEKSGATVAAIPCHTAHAVPIFDIIRYELQNKEHKIRLLHMVEETSDYIATHFTSPVVGILTTTGIRNTGLYNHVFAAKGLKVIQPAEEWQEKIQAAIHDEQYGIKASSSPVTNRAKEELVGAIHELKKEGATVIVLGCTELSWALREKEISGLPLVDPNRILARALIRTVAPEKLKD from the coding sequence ATGATTGGAATCGTTGGAGGAGCCAGACCACTTGCCGGACTGGAGCTTATCAAAAAAATAATGGAAGAAACAATTGCATCCACAGATCAGGATCACCTGCCTGTGCTTTTGTCTTCACAACCACATCGTATCGCGGACCGCACGCAGTATTTACTTGATAATACATTGACAAATCCGGCATACGCCATGGCAGACATCATAAGTGAACTGGAAAAATCCGGGGCGACTGTAGCTGCCATCCCCTGTCATACAGCGCATGCCGTTCCCATATTTGATATCATCCGGTATGAATTGCAAAATAAAGAGCATAAAATCCGGTTGCTACATATGGTGGAAGAAACATCCGATTATATCGCAACACATTTCACTTCACCTGTAGTCGGCATCCTGACCACTACAGGTATCCGCAACACAGGCCTTTACAATCACGTATTTGCAGCTAAGGGCTTGAAAGTTATTCAGCCAGCTGAGGAATGGCAGGAGAAAATCCAGGCGGCAATACATGATGAGCAGTACGGAATCAAAGCCAGCTCCTCTCCTGTCACAAACCGCGCAAAAGAAGAATTGGTTGGTGCAATCCACGAACTCAAAAAAGAAGGTGCTACAGTGATCGTATTAGGATGTACAGAATTATCCTGGGCACTTCGTGAAAAAGAAATCTCAGGGCTGCCACTCGTAGATCCAAATCGGATCCTTGCACGTGCACTGATCCGGACAGTTGCTCCGGAAAAACTTAAAGACTAA